One genomic window of Micromonospora sp. WMMD1128 includes the following:
- a CDS encoding single-stranded DNA-binding protein, with protein sequence MREEMVMAGDTTITVIGNLTDDPELRFTPSGAAVAKFRVASTPRFMDKASGEWKDGEPLFLSCTVWRQAAENVAESLQRGARVIVSGRLRQRSYETREGEKRTVIELEVDEIGPSLRYATAKVQKMSRSGGGGGGFGGGGGGGQGGGGGNFDDPWASAAPAPSRAGSGGGNFDEEPPF encoded by the coding sequence GTGCGCGAGGAGATGGTCATGGCAGGAGACACCACCATCACGGTCATCGGCAACCTGACCGATGACCCCGAGTTGCGGTTCACCCCCTCCGGCGCGGCGGTCGCCAAGTTCCGGGTCGCTTCCACGCCCCGGTTCATGGACAAGGCGTCCGGCGAGTGGAAGGACGGCGAGCCGCTGTTCCTCTCGTGCACGGTCTGGCGCCAGGCCGCCGAGAACGTCGCCGAGTCGCTGCAACGCGGCGCCCGGGTGATCGTGTCCGGCCGGCTGCGTCAGCGGTCGTACGAGACCCGCGAGGGCGAGAAGCGCACCGTCATCGAGCTGGAGGTCGACGAGATCGGCCCGTCCCTGCGCTACGCCACGGCGAAGGTGCAGAAGATGTCCCGCTCCGGTGGCGGAGGCGGCGGCTTCGGCGGTGGTGGCGGTGGTGGCCAGGGTGGCGGCGGAGGCAACTTCGACGACCCCTGGGCCTCGGCTGCACCGGCCCCCTCCCGCGCCGGTTCGGGCGGCGGAAACTTCGACGAGGAGCCCCCGTTCTGA
- the rpsR gene encoding 30S ribosomal protein S18: protein MAKAAALRKPKKKVNPLDKDGITYIDYKDTALLRKFISDRGKIRARRVTGVTSQQQRQIARAVKNAREMALLPYTATAR, encoded by the coding sequence ATGGCGAAGGCTGCGGCACTGCGCAAGCCGAAGAAGAAGGTGAACCCGCTCGACAAGGACGGGATCACCTATATCGATTACAAGGACACCGCGCTGCTGCGCAAGTTCATCTCCGACCGCGGCAAGATCCGCGCTCGACGGGTGACCGGCGTTACCTCGCAGCAGCAGCGGCAGATCGCCCGTGCGGTCAAGAACGCCCGCGAGATGGCGCTCCTGCCGTACACGGCCACGGCCCGCTGA
- the rplI gene encoding 50S ribosomal protein L9, whose translation MKIILTQEVSGLGSPGDIVEVKDGFGRNYLLPQGFAIGWTKGAEKQVTVIKRARSARDVRDLDHANEIKGQLEGLKVNLKARAGDGGRLFGSVTPAEIVDAVKAAGGPTLDRRRLETPGHIKSLGAYPVSIRLHPEVTAKFDLHVVKD comes from the coding sequence ATGAAGATCATCCTCACTCAGGAGGTGTCCGGCCTCGGCTCTCCGGGCGACATCGTCGAGGTCAAGGACGGCTTCGGCCGTAACTACCTGCTGCCGCAGGGCTTCGCGATCGGCTGGACCAAGGGCGCCGAGAAGCAGGTCACGGTCATCAAGCGGGCCCGCTCGGCCCGGGACGTCCGCGACCTCGACCACGCCAACGAGATCAAGGGCCAGCTCGAGGGCCTGAAGGTCAACCTGAAGGCCCGTGCCGGCGACGGCGGTCGACTCTTCGGCTCGGTCACGCCGGCCGAGATCGTCGACGCCGTCAAGGCCGCCGGCGGTCCGACCCTGGACCGTCGCCGGCTGGAGACGCCCGGCCACATCAAGTCGCTCGGCGCCTACCCGGTCAGCATCCGGCTGCACCCCGAGGTGACCGCCAAGTTCGACCTGCACGTGGTCAAGGACTGA
- the dnaB gene encoding replicative DNA helicase codes for MSVTDETRADRTGGQPSEPPRRDASFEKTPPQDVAAEQCVLGGMLLSKDAIADVVEILKTNDFYRPVHATIFDAILDIYGRGEPADPITVAAALADAGDLARIGGAPYLHTLIASVPTAANAAYYARIVGERAVLRRLVEAGTRIVQLGYGTGQGGSRDVDDIVDLAQQAVYEITEKRVSEDFAILADMLQPTLDEIEAVGAQGGVMTGVPTGFTDLDRLLNGLHAGQLIIVAGRPGLGKSTASMDFARNAAIRANQAAAIFSLEMSKVEIVMRLLSAEARVPLHVLRSGQLSDDDWTKLARCMGEISEAPLFVDDTPSMNLMEIRAKARRLKQKHDLKLIVVDYLQLMTSPKRTESRQQEVADLSRGLKLLAKEVECPVIAVSQLNRGPEQRTDKRPQLSDLRESGSIEQDADVVILLHRDDYYDKESPRAGEADFIIAKHRNGPTDTVTVAAQLHLSRFVDMAIV; via the coding sequence GTGTCGGTCACCGACGAGACGCGCGCGGACCGGACCGGGGGGCAACCGTCCGAGCCGCCACGGCGGGATGCGTCCTTCGAGAAGACACCACCCCAGGACGTGGCCGCCGAGCAGTGTGTCCTCGGCGGCATGCTGCTCTCCAAGGACGCCATCGCGGACGTCGTGGAGATCCTCAAGACCAACGACTTCTACCGCCCGGTGCACGCCACCATCTTCGACGCGATCCTCGACATCTACGGCCGCGGCGAGCCCGCCGACCCGATCACGGTCGCGGCGGCGCTCGCCGACGCCGGCGACCTCGCCCGGATCGGCGGCGCGCCCTACCTGCACACCCTGATCGCCAGCGTGCCCACCGCCGCCAACGCGGCCTACTACGCCCGCATCGTCGGCGAGCGGGCCGTGCTCCGCCGGCTGGTCGAGGCCGGCACCCGGATCGTGCAGCTCGGCTACGGCACCGGCCAGGGCGGCAGCCGCGACGTCGACGACATCGTCGACCTCGCCCAGCAGGCCGTCTACGAGATCACCGAGAAGCGGGTGAGCGAGGACTTCGCCATCCTGGCCGACATGCTCCAGCCGACGCTTGACGAGATCGAGGCGGTCGGTGCCCAGGGCGGCGTGATGACCGGTGTGCCGACCGGCTTCACCGACCTCGACCGCCTGCTCAACGGCCTGCACGCGGGGCAGTTGATCATCGTGGCCGGCCGGCCTGGTCTGGGCAAATCGACCGCATCAATGGATTTTGCCCGAAATGCCGCCATTCGCGCCAACCAGGCCGCCGCCATCTTCTCGCTGGAGATGAGCAAGGTCGAGATCGTCATGCGACTGCTCTCGGCCGAGGCTCGCGTGCCACTGCACGTGCTGCGCAGCGGGCAGCTCTCCGACGACGACTGGACCAAGCTGGCGCGCTGCATGGGCGAGATCAGCGAGGCGCCGCTCTTCGTCGACGACACGCCGAGCATGAACCTGATGGAGATCCGGGCGAAGGCGCGCCGGCTCAAGCAGAAGCACGACCTGAAGCTGATCGTCGTCGACTACCTCCAGCTGATGACCTCACCGAAGCGCACCGAGAGTCGGCAGCAGGAGGTCGCGGACCTCTCCCGTGGCCTGAAGCTACTGGCCAAGGAGGTCGAGTGCCCGGTGATCGCGGTGAGTCAGCTGAACCGTGGTCCGGAGCAGCGCACCGACAAGCGCCCTCAGTTGTCCGATTTGCGTGAATCGGGATCTATTGAGCAAGATGCGGACGTTGTAATACTTTTGCACCGTGACGACTACTACGACAAGGAGTCGCCCCGGGCGGGGGAGGCGGACTTCATAATCGCCAAACACAGGAACGGTCCGACCGACACGGTGACGGTCGCAGCCCAGCTACACCTGTCGCGATTCGTGGACATGGCGATCGTATGA
- a CDS encoding helix-turn-helix domain-containing protein, with translation MTNVGHRLTPIERKEIISRAASGESLTAIGLHFGVTRQAVRAVLRANGVAGRRTGKLTDAQRNEVVSRFVGGASLSRIAAEFGVTAPSVRGLLLRRGVEIQSVSHGLRHDAFDSFEPDTCYWLGFLFADGCVSYRAGHLPQISVGLAARDREHLVALRNYLGCQNSISPTSPTHGSCQFSVRSQRLADRLIELGRYQQTLDERLVASRDFWRGVVDGDGSLGIYQRPAPSTASLAQLRVVGRRHLLESFVAFLECEGIVGLSVRPHRSIFSVGTTCGPAERIAKLLYEDAGTALARKAEIAARMITRQCGRA, from the coding sequence ATGACCAACGTTGGTCACCGGCTGACTCCTATCGAGCGGAAGGAGATCATCAGCCGCGCGGCCAGTGGTGAAAGCCTCACAGCTATCGGCCTGCATTTTGGCGTCACAAGGCAGGCGGTTCGGGCGGTGCTCCGCGCCAACGGAGTAGCGGGGCGTCGCACGGGCAAGCTGACGGACGCCCAGCGAAACGAGGTCGTGAGCAGGTTCGTCGGTGGAGCCTCACTCAGCCGAATCGCTGCCGAGTTCGGTGTGACGGCACCGTCGGTGCGTGGCCTGCTCTTGCGCAGGGGCGTGGAGATCCAGTCCGTGTCGCACGGCTTGCGGCACGACGCCTTCGACAGCTTCGAGCCAGATACCTGCTACTGGCTCGGGTTCCTGTTCGCCGATGGGTGCGTCAGCTACCGGGCGGGTCACCTGCCGCAAATCTCGGTCGGTCTAGCCGCACGGGACCGGGAACACCTGGTCGCGCTCCGGAACTATCTCGGATGTCAGAACAGCATCTCGCCGACGAGTCCAACTCACGGCTCGTGCCAGTTCTCCGTGCGCTCCCAGCGGCTGGCGGACCGGCTCATCGAGTTGGGTCGGTATCAGCAGACGCTCGATGAACGGCTGGTGGCCTCACGGGACTTCTGGCGCGGCGTTGTCGATGGCGACGGCTCGCTTGGCATCTATCAGCGGCCTGCCCCGAGCACTGCCTCGCTTGCTCAACTCAGGGTCGTGGGACGGCGGCACCTGCTGGAGTCGTTCGTGGCATTCCTCGAGTGTGAAGGAATCGTCGGACTCTCGGTGCGACCGCACCGGAGCATCTTCAGCGTGGGGACTACGTGCGGACCGGCCGAGCGAATAGCCAAGTTGTTGTATGAGGACGCCGGCACGGCGCTGGCCCGTAAGGCGGAAATCGCAGCCCGAATGATCACACGGCAGTGCGGAAGAGCTTGA
- a CDS encoding maleylpyruvate isomerase N-terminal domain-containing protein — MSPIRPHEALAQAYAGITAAVTPLDDAGLQRPTRCRGWLVADLLVHVLGDAQRALVALASPVPGPADVDDVSYWRGFTPGDDDAGAKHAWWVRRSATAFDRPSGVVRIWSDTAPAAVRAAAAADPEGYVTTQGHVLRVPDLLATLTTEAVVHHLDLVLDLPDAPLPAADPTRVAVTTMDGLLCDDAVRPAGWDDHEYLLKATGRVPLTDRDRFELGEAAGWFPLLG; from the coding sequence ATGAGCCCGATCCGGCCGCACGAGGCACTGGCCCAGGCGTACGCCGGCATCACCGCCGCCGTCACCCCGCTCGACGACGCCGGCCTGCAACGACCGACCCGCTGCCGGGGCTGGCTCGTCGCCGATCTGCTCGTCCACGTGCTCGGCGACGCCCAACGCGCGCTCGTGGCGCTGGCCAGCCCGGTGCCCGGCCCGGCCGACGTGGACGATGTCAGCTACTGGCGCGGGTTCACCCCCGGCGACGACGACGCCGGCGCGAAGCACGCCTGGTGGGTCCGCCGTTCGGCCACCGCCTTCGACCGGCCCAGCGGCGTGGTCCGGATCTGGTCCGACACCGCCCCGGCCGCCGTCCGCGCCGCCGCCGCAGCGGACCCGGAGGGGTACGTGACCACCCAGGGGCACGTGCTGCGCGTACCCGATCTGCTGGCGACCCTGACCACCGAGGCGGTCGTGCACCACCTCGACCTGGTGCTGGACCTGCCGGACGCGCCGCTCCCGGCGGCCGACCCGACCCGGGTGGCGGTGACCACGATGGACGGCCTGCTCTGCGACGACGCGGTGCGACCGGCCGGCTGGGACGACCACGAATATCTGCTCAAGGCCACCGGCCGGGTGCCGCTGACCGACCGGGACCGGTTCGAGTTGGGCGAGGCGGCGGGCTGGTTCCCCCTCCTGGGCTGA
- a CDS encoding zf-TFIIB domain-containing protein, with protein sequence MQLTCPKCRGDMRQYERSGVIIDQCGECRGIFLDRGELEKLFDAEANWNQKHGNAPQVATPTAAGYPPPPPTAAPQQPGYGAVPPPPPPPPPGHGYAQPAYGHGQQHYGYHGHYRKKKKHGFLGELFD encoded by the coding sequence ATGCAGCTCACCTGTCCCAAGTGCCGTGGAGACATGCGCCAGTACGAGCGCAGCGGAGTGATCATCGACCAGTGCGGCGAATGCCGCGGCATCTTCCTCGATCGCGGCGAGCTTGAGAAGCTGTTCGACGCCGAGGCGAACTGGAACCAGAAGCACGGCAACGCCCCGCAGGTGGCGACGCCCACCGCGGCCGGCTACCCGCCGCCCCCGCCCACCGCCGCACCGCAACAGCCCGGGTACGGCGCCGTTCCCCCGCCCCCACCTCCGCCGCCGCCCGGTCACGGCTACGCGCAGCCCGCGTACGGCCACGGGCAGCAGCACTACGGCTATCACGGCCACTACCGCAAGAAGAAGAAGCACGGCTTCCTCGGCGAACTCTTCGACTGA
- a CDS encoding phosphoribosyltransferase family protein: MTTYRDRTEAGRDLAERLTDLAGRSDVIVLGLVRGGVPVARVIADRLQAPLDVLVVRKLGVPWAPEVAYGALGPGGVQVLNDMVAGRISENDRAQVRRREQAELDRREQRYRDGRPPLDLTGRTAVIVDDGLATGATARAAVQVARHLGAARVLVAVPVGSEQAYDMLTATADTVVSSQLPPDFAAVGAYYDDFHEVSDDEVTHALTATA; the protein is encoded by the coding sequence ATGACCACCTACCGCGACCGGACCGAGGCGGGACGGGACCTCGCCGAACGCCTCACCGACCTCGCCGGCCGGTCCGACGTCATCGTCCTCGGCCTGGTCCGCGGCGGCGTGCCCGTCGCCCGGGTGATCGCCGACCGGCTCCAGGCCCCCCTCGACGTGCTCGTCGTCCGCAAGCTCGGCGTGCCCTGGGCGCCCGAGGTGGCGTACGGCGCTCTCGGCCCCGGCGGCGTGCAGGTCCTCAACGACATGGTCGCCGGCCGGATCAGCGAGAACGACCGCGCCCAGGTCCGCCGCCGCGAGCAGGCCGAACTGGACCGCCGCGAACAGCGCTACCGGGACGGACGCCCGCCACTGGACCTGACCGGCCGCACCGCCGTCATCGTCGACGACGGGCTCGCCACCGGCGCCACCGCACGCGCCGCCGTGCAGGTCGCCCGCCACCTCGGCGCCGCCCGTGTGCTCGTCGCCGTCCCGGTCGGCTCGGAGCAGGCGTACGACATGCTCACCGCCACCGCCGACACGGTCGTGAGCAGCCAACTCCCGCCCGACTTCGCGGCCGTCGGCGCCTACTACGACGACTTCCACGAGGTTTCCGACGACGAGGTGACGCACGCGCTGACCGCCACCGCGTGA
- a CDS encoding glycosyltransferase 87 family protein: protein MTAHTDPATPAARRWAALDTAAGGLALDLGLYAAATAFAAITAVTSTLPPHRAWGAVATIGYALATLAATTQLLARHRAPGTPLAGLPARWTITAFTWATTALLPVVTQSIERAGGRTDRAQEEVIVVEHAGARLAEHGTPYLGPDAIAALPPGEQLLGYTPYQPGMALFGLPRAAVDAWWTDARVWFAVATALALAALVTTLRATAAPAPPRRAAALLRAVQAATVLPVGALTLATGGDDLPVLALCLLALALAAAGRPGRAGLAVGAAGALKLFAWPVAIVLICWAATRRSGSRTALGALGLPLLALLPVLLVDSDALVENVLRFPLGHGLVTSPAQSPFPGHLIAETVPAGRAVAAALLVAVGLTIAVRLLRRPPRTAAATALICGYGLLAAILLMPTTRFGYLLYPIALLVAAPALALADTRNGPGIPGNPRAGTGRKAYT, encoded by the coding sequence GTGACCGCCCACACCGACCCGGCCACCCCCGCCGCCCGCCGCTGGGCGGCGCTCGACACGGCCGCCGGCGGCCTCGCCCTCGACCTGGGCCTCTACGCCGCCGCCACCGCCTTCGCCGCGATCACCGCGGTCACCTCCACGCTGCCGCCGCACCGCGCGTGGGGCGCGGTCGCCACCATCGGGTACGCCCTCGCCACGCTCGCCGCGACCACCCAACTCCTCGCCCGGCACCGCGCCCCCGGGACTCCCCTCGCCGGGCTGCCCGCCCGCTGGACGATCACCGCGTTCACCTGGGCCACCACCGCCCTGCTGCCGGTCGTCACGCAGAGCATCGAACGCGCCGGCGGACGCACCGACCGGGCCCAGGAGGAGGTGATCGTCGTCGAACACGCCGGCGCCCGCCTCGCCGAACACGGCACCCCCTACCTCGGACCCGACGCGATCGCCGCCCTGCCACCCGGCGAACAACTCCTCGGCTACACCCCGTACCAGCCGGGCATGGCCCTGTTCGGGCTGCCCCGGGCCGCCGTCGACGCCTGGTGGACCGACGCCCGCGTCTGGTTCGCCGTGGCCACCGCGCTCGCCCTCGCCGCCCTGGTCACCACGCTGCGTGCCACCGCCGCCCCGGCCCCGCCCCGCCGCGCCGCCGCGCTGCTGCGCGCCGTCCAGGCCGCCACCGTCCTGCCCGTCGGTGCGCTCACGCTCGCCACCGGCGGCGACGACCTCCCCGTACTCGCGCTCTGCCTGCTCGCCCTCGCCCTCGCCGCCGCCGGCCGACCCGGCCGCGCCGGCCTCGCGGTCGGCGCCGCCGGTGCCCTGAAACTCTTCGCCTGGCCGGTCGCGATCGTGCTGATCTGCTGGGCCGCGACCCGGCGGTCCGGGTCCCGGACCGCGCTCGGCGCCCTCGGCCTGCCCCTCCTCGCGCTGCTCCCGGTGCTACTCGTCGACTCCGACGCCCTGGTCGAGAACGTGCTGCGCTTCCCCCTCGGCCACGGCCTGGTCACCAGCCCCGCCCAGTCCCCGTTCCCCGGCCACCTGATCGCCGAGACGGTCCCCGCCGGTCGCGCCGTCGCCGCCGCCCTGCTCGTCGCGGTCGGCCTGACGATCGCCGTCCGGCTGCTGCGCCGCCCGCCACGGACCGCCGCCGCCACCGCGCTCATCTGCGGGTACGGGCTGCTCGCCGCGATCCTGCTGATGCCCACCACCCGCTTCGGCTACCTGCTCTACCCGATCGCCCTGCTCGTCGCCGCCCCGGCGTTGGCACTCGCCGACACCCGGAACGGGCCCGGTATTCCCGGCAACCCCCGGGCGGGAACCGGTCGGAAGGCGTACACCTGA
- a CDS encoding bifunctional diguanylate cyclase/phosphodiesterase — protein sequence MAAGASLVALIAFSTARRQHPESVRDFVTAATLVVTVVLATVIKTRLRIRSTTFYFAWVETAIVIGLAVAPAAWVVLATGLGVACGSVTRLAPIKVIFAVAKHTLVAGGATVATLLLGGAWPPHEPLRIVVLLGIVYLVAAILDDVLAIPVIALASRTPILRQFRDDLDLRIAGFGVRFLVAAFTVLILRVDPRLLLAVPPLVLSLHLAYSARIRTRTEQQAWQRLARATDALNVVDLDQVLTTAVTEAAELFSADEVEIELREGGRTVRGGAAGVGYDGTTPPPSDTDGRIVPVSLEGHDRAEDIGMLRLRFAGPIDLSEREQYTLRTFASALCTAVRNAQAYAELARIADDNAYAATHDALTGLSNRRHLLDEGTAQLTTRHADGVTALVLIDLNHFKEVNDTLGHAAGDRVLIQVAERLRDAARPDDLVARLGGDEFAVLLRGLPAPAVAAHRAEALLAALHDPLDLDGMRISVEASGGIAAAPATGGMAELLRRADVAMYQAKRAGQRVTTYAANRDTADLHRLTLGGELPRAVADHEFTVNFQPIVDLGSGKVIGAEALARWHHPTHGLIDPLRFLEAVERSGLLPAFAEAILDQALIAAGSWHDAGFDLPVSVNVSPRSLLDARFPGAVLARLRAHDLPPDRLVLELTETLTLSQLDVVDRVLSRLRDSGVRLALDDFGTGYSSLSLLSRIPVHELKIDRSFVTAMETAPEAAAVIRSTLDLGRSLDLTVVAEGVESEPQRRALWELGCAAGQGHLFARPLPAGTLLAALQRGAGGQPGALASPLHDTGAVIRLPGRRAGAARTRPAPPTATDAHQT from the coding sequence CTGGCGGCAGGGGCGTCGCTCGTCGCGCTCATCGCGTTCTCCACCGCACGCAGGCAACACCCTGAATCCGTACGCGACTTCGTCACCGCCGCAACGCTCGTGGTGACCGTCGTGTTGGCCACCGTCATCAAGACGCGGCTCCGGATCCGGTCGACGACCTTCTACTTCGCGTGGGTGGAAACCGCAATCGTCATCGGCCTCGCTGTCGCTCCAGCCGCCTGGGTCGTGCTGGCCACCGGCCTCGGAGTGGCCTGCGGATCGGTGACCCGCCTGGCACCCATCAAGGTGATATTCGCCGTCGCCAAGCACACCCTCGTGGCCGGCGGCGCCACGGTCGCCACGCTGTTACTCGGCGGCGCCTGGCCACCTCATGAGCCACTCCGCATCGTCGTGCTGCTGGGAATCGTCTATCTGGTCGCCGCGATCCTCGACGACGTCCTTGCGATTCCGGTTATCGCGCTCGCCTCCCGAACGCCGATCCTCCGCCAGTTCCGCGATGACCTCGACCTGCGGATCGCCGGCTTCGGTGTGCGATTCCTCGTAGCCGCCTTCACCGTGCTGATCCTGCGGGTCGACCCCCGCCTGCTGCTCGCCGTGCCGCCCCTGGTGCTCAGCCTCCACCTGGCCTACTCCGCCAGGATCCGCACCCGCACCGAGCAGCAGGCCTGGCAGCGACTCGCCCGCGCCACCGACGCGCTCAACGTGGTCGACCTCGACCAGGTGCTCACCACCGCCGTCACCGAGGCCGCCGAACTCTTCTCCGCCGACGAGGTCGAGATCGAGCTGCGCGAGGGCGGACGCACCGTCCGCGGCGGCGCCGCCGGGGTCGGGTACGACGGGACGACGCCGCCGCCCAGCGACACCGACGGCCGGATCGTGCCGGTGTCGCTCGAAGGACACGACCGCGCGGAAGACATCGGCATGCTGCGACTCCGCTTCGCCGGGCCGATCGACCTCTCCGAACGGGAGCAGTACACCCTGCGTACGTTCGCCTCCGCCCTCTGCACCGCGGTCCGCAACGCCCAGGCGTACGCCGAACTCGCCCGGATCGCCGACGACAACGCCTACGCCGCCACCCACGACGCCCTCACCGGCCTGTCCAACCGCCGGCATCTGCTGGACGAGGGCACCGCCCAGCTCACCACCCGGCACGCCGACGGCGTCACCGCCCTCGTGCTGATCGACCTCAACCACTTCAAGGAGGTCAACGACACGCTCGGGCACGCTGCCGGGGACCGGGTGCTGATCCAGGTCGCCGAGCGGCTACGCGACGCGGCCCGCCCCGACGACCTGGTCGCCCGGCTCGGCGGCGACGAATTCGCCGTGCTCCTGCGCGGCCTGCCCGCCCCGGCGGTCGCCGCGCACCGCGCCGAGGCCCTGCTCGCCGCGCTGCACGACCCGCTCGACCTGGACGGCATGCGGATCAGTGTGGAAGCCAGCGGAGGCATCGCCGCCGCCCCCGCCACCGGCGGGATGGCCGAACTGCTCCGCCGCGCCGACGTGGCGATGTACCAGGCCAAGCGCGCCGGCCAACGCGTCACCACGTACGCGGCGAACCGCGACACCGCCGACCTGCACCGGCTCACCCTCGGCGGCGAACTGCCCCGGGCCGTCGCCGACCACGAGTTCACCGTCAACTTCCAGCCCATCGTCGACCTGGGCAGCGGCAAGGTCATCGGCGCCGAGGCGCTGGCCCGCTGGCACCACCCCACCCACGGCCTGATCGACCCACTGCGCTTCCTCGAAGCGGTCGAACGCTCCGGGCTGCTCCCCGCGTTCGCCGAGGCTATCCTCGACCAGGCCCTGATCGCGGCCGGCTCCTGGCACGACGCCGGATTCGACCTGCCCGTCTCGGTTAACGTGTCACCCCGCAGCCTCCTCGACGCCCGCTTCCCCGGCGCCGTGCTGGCCCGGCTACGCGCCCACGACCTCCCGCCGGACCGGCTCGTGCTGGAACTCACCGAGACCCTCACCCTCAGCCAGCTCGACGTGGTGGACCGGGTCCTCAGCCGGCTCCGCGACTCCGGTGTCCGGCTGGCCCTCGACGACTTCGGCACCGGCTACTCGTCACTCTCGCTGCTCTCCCGCATCCCGGTCCACGAACTCAAGATCGACCGCAGTTTCGTCACCGCCATGGAAACCGCGCCCGAAGCCGCCGCCGTGATCCGCTCCACCCTCGACCTCGGCCGTAGCCTCGACCTCACCGTGGTCGCCGAGGGCGTGGAGAGCGAACCGCAACGCCGCGCGCTCTGGGAACTGGGCTGCGCGGCCGGGCAGGGCCATCTGTTCGCCCGTCCGCTGCCCGCCGGTACCCTGCTCGCCGCCCTCCAACGCGGCGCCGGCGGCCAGCCCGGCGCGCTCGCCTCGCCGCTGCACGACACCGGCGCCGTCATCCGGCTACCCGGCCGCCGCGCCGGTGCCGCCCGCACCCGCCCGGCCCCGCCCACCGCCACCGACGCCCATCAGACCTGA
- the moaC gene encoding cyclic pyranopterin monophosphate synthase MoaC has product MTEPAQLTHVDQAGAARMVDVSAKPVSGRLAVAAGRLRTTAEVLELLRRDGLPKGDALAVGRLAGIMGAKRTPDLIPLCHPIALHGVTVDLDLTDDTVEITATARTADRTGVEMEALTAVAVAGLALVDMVKAVDPAASVDAVRVLRKEGGKTGEWVRPEDRP; this is encoded by the coding sequence GTGACCGAACCCGCGCAGCTCACCCACGTCGATCAGGCCGGCGCCGCCCGGATGGTCGACGTCTCCGCCAAGCCGGTCTCCGGCCGGCTCGCGGTCGCCGCCGGCCGGCTCCGCACCACCGCCGAGGTGCTGGAGCTGCTGCGCCGCGACGGCCTGCCCAAGGGCGACGCGCTCGCGGTCGGGCGGCTCGCCGGCATCATGGGCGCCAAGCGCACCCCCGACCTGATCCCGCTCTGCCACCCGATCGCCCTGCACGGCGTGACCGTCGACCTCGACCTGACCGACGACACCGTGGAGATCACCGCCACCGCCCGGACGGCCGACCGCACCGGGGTGGAGATGGAGGCGCTCACCGCGGTGGCCGTCGCCGGGCTCGCCCTGGTCGACATGGTGAAGGCCGTCGACCCGGCCGCCTCGGTGGACGCCGTGCGGGTGCTCCGCAAGGAAGGCGGCAAGACCGGCGAGTGGGTCCGGCCGGAGGACCGGCCGTGA
- a CDS encoding MogA/MoaB family molybdenum cofactor biosynthesis protein produces MIRARVIVASNRAAAGVYEDTSGPLLVAGLSELGCMVDPPVVVPDGDPVGEALRAARDEGVDVALTSGGTGITPTDRTPEVTGALLDYEIPGIAEAIRAHSRDAVPTAALSRGRAGVAGRMLVVNLPGSRGGARDGLAVLGPILRHAVDQLRGGDH; encoded by the coding sequence GTGATCCGGGCCCGGGTGATCGTGGCCTCCAACCGGGCCGCCGCCGGAGTGTACGAGGACACCAGCGGCCCACTGCTCGTCGCCGGTCTGTCGGAGCTGGGCTGCATGGTGGACCCGCCGGTGGTGGTGCCCGACGGCGACCCGGTCGGCGAGGCCCTGCGCGCCGCCCGTGACGAGGGCGTCGACGTGGCGCTGACCAGCGGTGGCACCGGCATCACGCCGACCGACCGCACCCCCGAGGTGACCGGCGCGCTGCTCGACTACGAGATCCCCGGCATCGCCGAGGCGATCCGGGCGCACAGCCGCGACGCGGTGCCCACCGCCGCGCTGTCCCGGGGCCGGGCCGGGGTCGCCGGTCGGATGCTCGTGGTCAACCTGCCCGGCTCGCGCGGCGGCGCGCGGGACGGGCTGGCCGTGCTCGGGCCGATCCTGCGGCACGCGGTCGACCAGCTCCGCGGCGGCGACCACTGA